In one window of Pseudorasbora parva isolate DD20220531a chromosome 7, ASM2467924v1, whole genome shotgun sequence DNA:
- the crabp2a gene encoding cellular retinoic acid-binding protein 2a isoform X2 has product MSSDIVGRERRCVEHSQSYSVNVMLRKIAVAAASKPSVEITQDGETLSIKTSTSVRTTHVTFTVGQEFNEATVDGRPCTSSPRWETDSKISCEQTLQKGEGPKTSWTREITNDGELILTMTADDVVCTRVYIRE; this is encoded by the exons ATGTCATCAGACATTGTCGGCAGAGAGCGCAGATGTGTGGAGCACAGCCAGTCTTACA GTGTGAACGTGATGCTGCGTAAGATTGCGGTCGCAGCGGCGTCAAAGCCATCCGTGGAGATTACACAGGATGGAGAGACGCTATCAATCAAGACCTCCACCTCTGTGAGGACCACCCATGTCACCTTCACAGTTGGACAGGAGTTTAATGAGGCCACTGTGGATGGACGTCCCTGCACG AGCTCTCCTCGCTGGGAAACCGACAGCAAGATTAGCTGTGAACAGACTTTACAGAAGGGTGAGGGTCCAAAAACCTCATGGACCAGAGAGATAACCAATGACGGCGAACTGATTCTG ACCATGACCGCAGACGACGTGGTGTGCACAAGAGTTTATATCAGAGAGTGA